A single genomic interval of Spinacia oleracea cultivar Varoflay chromosome 6, BTI_SOV_V1, whole genome shotgun sequence harbors:
- the LOC110787022 gene encoding somatic embryogenesis receptor kinase 2 isoform X1, with the protein MWVEVLASLLYLSLAFKFISANVEGDALHSLRSNLNDPYNVLQSWDPTLVNPCTWFHVTCNPDNSVIRVDLGNAALSGQLVSALGSLKNLQYLELYSNNISGPIPSELGNLTNLVSLDLYLNSFSGPIPESLGKLSKLRFLRLNNNSLTGQIPMSLTNITSLQVLDLSNNRLAGAVPDNGSFSLFTPISFANNLNLCGPVTGRPCPGSPPFSPPPPFIPPPPINSQGGVSTTGAIAGGVAAGAALLFAAPAILFAWWRRRKPQEYFFDVPAEEDPEVHLGQLKRFSLRELQVATDSFSNKNILGRGGFGKVYKGRLADGSLVAVKRLKEERTPGGELQFQTEVEMISMAVHRNLLRLRGFCMTPTERLLVYPYMANGSVASCLRERPPNEPPLEWAARKRIALGSARGLSYLHDHCDPKIIHRDVKAANILLDEEFEAVVGDFGLARLMDYKDTHVTTAVRGTIGHIAPEYLSTGKSSEKTDVFGYGIMLLELITGQRAFDLARLANDDDVMLLDWVKGLLKEKKLEMLVDPDLQTNYIEGEVEQLIQVALLCSQGNPMDRPKMSEVVRMLEGDGLAERWDEWQKVEVLRQEVDLAPHSNSDWIVDSTDNLHAVELSGPR; encoded by the exons ATGTGGGTTGAGGTtttagcttctcttttgtatctTTCCCTCGCATTCAAGTTCATTTCTGCAAATGTAGAAG GGGATGCTCTTCATAGTTTGAGGAGCAACTTAAATGACCCTTATAATGTTTTGCAAAGCTGGGATCCCACCCTTGTGAATCCCTGTACATGGTTTCATGTCACTTGCAATCCTGATAACAGTGTAATTAGAGT AGATCTAGGAAATGCTGCATTGTCAGGTCAACTGGTGTCAGCTCTTGGGTCCCTTAAAAACCTTCAgtactt GGAACTGTACAGTAACAATATCAGTGGGCCAATACCTAGTGAGCTGGGTAATCTGACAAATTTGGTCAGTTTGGATCTCTATTTAAATAGTTTCAGCGGTCCAATTCCTGAGTCTTTGGGCAAGCTATCAAAGTTGCGCTTTCT TCGGCTAAACAACAATAGTCTGACAGGACAGATTCCTATGTCCCTGACAAATATCACCTCATTGCAGGTTTT GGATCTATCAAACAATCGTCTTGCTGGAGCTGTTCCAGACAATGGTTCCTTTTCCTTGTTTACACCTATAAG TTTTGCTAATAACTTAAATCTCTGTGGTCCTGTCACTGGGCGGCCATGTCCTGGATCCCCACCTTTTTCACCACCGCCTCCTTTCataccaccaccaccaataAATTCTCAAG GTGGCGTCAGTACCACAGGAGCGATTGCTGGAGGAGTGGCTGCCGGTGCTGCTTTACTGTTTGCTGCCCCTGCTATATTATTTGCCTGGTGGCGGCGTAGGAAGCCCCAAGAATACTTCTTTGATGTGCCTG CCGAGGAGGATCCTGAAGTTCATCTGGGGCAGCTTAAAAGGTTCTCTTTACGAGAGCTGCAAGTTGCAACAGATAGTTTTAGTAACAAAAACATACTAGGGAGAGGAGGATTTGGTAAGGTGTACAAAGGACGTCTTGCTGATGGATCATTGGTTGCTGTAAAACGGCTGAAGGAAGAACGTACTCCTGGCGGTGAGCTGCAATTTCAAACAGAAGTGGAGATGATCAGCATGGCTGTGCATCGAAATTTGCTCAGACTGCGTGGATTTTGCATGACACCAACAGAGCGGCTGCTTGTTTACCCTTACATGGCTAACGGGAGTGTTGCTTCCTGTTTACGAG AGCGTCCACCAAACGAACCACCACTGGAGTGGGCAGCTCGCAAAAGAATAGCTTTAGGATCTGCTAGAGGACTGTCGTATTTGCATGACCATTGTGATCCGAAGATCATTCATCGAGATGTAAAAGCTGCCAATATATTATTGGATGAGGAGTTTGAAGCTGTTGTTGGTGACTTTGGTCTGGCTAGGCTAATGGACTACAAGGACACTCATGTGACAACAGCTGTTCGTGGCACCATAGGACATATAGCTCCTGAATACCTATCTACTGGAAAGTCTTCAGAAAAAACAGATGTTTTTGGGTATGGTATAATGCTTCTTGAGTTGATCACTGGACAGAGGGCTTTCGATCTTGCTAGACTTGCTAACGATGATGATGTCATGTTGCTCGATTGG GTGAAAGGACTActtaaagaaaagaaattagaaatgcTTGTGGATCCAGACCTTCAAACGAATTACATAGAGGGAGAAGTTGAACAGCTTATACAAGTTGCACTTCTTTGCTCGCAAGGCAACCCAATGGATCGACCAAAAATGTCAGAAGTAGTAAGGATGCTTGAAGGTGATGGGTTGGCGGAGAGGTGGGACGAATGGCAGAAGGTGGAAGTTCTTCGACAAGAGGTGGATTTGGCTCCTCACTCTAACTCTGATTGGATTGTTGATTCTACTGACAATCTACATGCAGTCGAATTATCTGGTCCTAGATGA
- the LOC110787022 gene encoding somatic embryogenesis receptor kinase 2 isoform X2, producing the protein MSLTNITSLQVLDLSNNRLAGAVPDNGSFSLFTPISFANNLNLCGPVTGRPCPGSPPFSPPPPFIPPPPINSQGGVSTTGAIAGGVAAGAALLFAAPAILFAWWRRRKPQEYFFDVPAEEDPEVHLGQLKRFSLRELQVATDSFSNKNILGRGGFGKVYKGRLADGSLVAVKRLKEERTPGGELQFQTEVEMISMAVHRNLLRLRGFCMTPTERLLVYPYMANGSVASCLRERPPNEPPLEWAARKRIALGSARGLSYLHDHCDPKIIHRDVKAANILLDEEFEAVVGDFGLARLMDYKDTHVTTAVRGTIGHIAPEYLSTGKSSEKTDVFGYGIMLLELITGQRAFDLARLANDDDVMLLDWVKGLLKEKKLEMLVDPDLQTNYIEGEVEQLIQVALLCSQGNPMDRPKMSEVVRMLEGDGLAERWDEWQKVEVLRQEVDLAPHSNSDWIVDSTDNLHAVELSGPR; encoded by the exons ATGTCCCTGACAAATATCACCTCATTGCAGGTTTT GGATCTATCAAACAATCGTCTTGCTGGAGCTGTTCCAGACAATGGTTCCTTTTCCTTGTTTACACCTATAAG TTTTGCTAATAACTTAAATCTCTGTGGTCCTGTCACTGGGCGGCCATGTCCTGGATCCCCACCTTTTTCACCACCGCCTCCTTTCataccaccaccaccaataAATTCTCAAG GTGGCGTCAGTACCACAGGAGCGATTGCTGGAGGAGTGGCTGCCGGTGCTGCTTTACTGTTTGCTGCCCCTGCTATATTATTTGCCTGGTGGCGGCGTAGGAAGCCCCAAGAATACTTCTTTGATGTGCCTG CCGAGGAGGATCCTGAAGTTCATCTGGGGCAGCTTAAAAGGTTCTCTTTACGAGAGCTGCAAGTTGCAACAGATAGTTTTAGTAACAAAAACATACTAGGGAGAGGAGGATTTGGTAAGGTGTACAAAGGACGTCTTGCTGATGGATCATTGGTTGCTGTAAAACGGCTGAAGGAAGAACGTACTCCTGGCGGTGAGCTGCAATTTCAAACAGAAGTGGAGATGATCAGCATGGCTGTGCATCGAAATTTGCTCAGACTGCGTGGATTTTGCATGACACCAACAGAGCGGCTGCTTGTTTACCCTTACATGGCTAACGGGAGTGTTGCTTCCTGTTTACGAG AGCGTCCACCAAACGAACCACCACTGGAGTGGGCAGCTCGCAAAAGAATAGCTTTAGGATCTGCTAGAGGACTGTCGTATTTGCATGACCATTGTGATCCGAAGATCATTCATCGAGATGTAAAAGCTGCCAATATATTATTGGATGAGGAGTTTGAAGCTGTTGTTGGTGACTTTGGTCTGGCTAGGCTAATGGACTACAAGGACACTCATGTGACAACAGCTGTTCGTGGCACCATAGGACATATAGCTCCTGAATACCTATCTACTGGAAAGTCTTCAGAAAAAACAGATGTTTTTGGGTATGGTATAATGCTTCTTGAGTTGATCACTGGACAGAGGGCTTTCGATCTTGCTAGACTTGCTAACGATGATGATGTCATGTTGCTCGATTGG GTGAAAGGACTActtaaagaaaagaaattagaaatgcTTGTGGATCCAGACCTTCAAACGAATTACATAGAGGGAGAAGTTGAACAGCTTATACAAGTTGCACTTCTTTGCTCGCAAGGCAACCCAATGGATCGACCAAAAATGTCAGAAGTAGTAAGGATGCTTGAAGGTGATGGGTTGGCGGAGAGGTGGGACGAATGGCAGAAGGTGGAAGTTCTTCGACAAGAGGTGGATTTGGCTCCTCACTCTAACTCTGATTGGATTGTTGATTCTACTGACAATCTACATGCAGTCGAATTATCTGGTCCTAGATGA